The Candidatus Mycolicibacterium alkanivorans genome contains a region encoding:
- a CDS encoding acyltransferase family protein, giving the protein MLTLTPTRPAAATQVGPASPAAIGTRKSGFYRHDLDGLRGVAIALVAVFHVWFGRVSGGVDVFLVLSGFFFGGSLLRTVLNPESSLSPWPEIVRLVRRLLPALVVVLAAAAVLTVMIQPETRWETFADQSLASLGYFQNWELSATASNYLRAGEAVSPLQHIWSMSVQGQFYIAFLVLVFLFAHVLRRPLGKRLRPTFVILLTALTVASFVFAVFAHQADQTTAYYNSFARAWELLLGVLVGALVPSIAWPMRLRTVLASVGLAAVASCGALIDGVRQFPGPWALVPVGATVLMILAAANRQAQPDTRDRLPWPSRLLAAAPLVTLGSMAYSLYLWHWPLLIFWLAYTGEGHAGLFDGAAILAVSGVLAYLTMRFVEEPLRYRRGAPSARPQPVAVPWRTRWRRPTIALGTTVGLLGVALTVTSFTWREHVILQRASGKELAALSPTDYPGARALTEHVRVRRLPMRPTVLEAPNDLPESTNDGCISDFDHTGIINCTYGDAAATRTIALAGGSHAEHWITALDQLGKRHHFKVVTYLKMGCPLTTQRVPLVMGDNRPYPQCHTWNDRVMAKLIGDHPDFVFTTSTRPWNIKPGDVMPATYIGVWQTLSDNKIPILAMRDTPWLVRNGQPFFPSDCLAKGGDAVSCGIKRSDMLSGRNQTLDFLGQFPLMRVLDLSDTVCRPDWCRAVEGNVLVYRDSHHISATYMRTLIPELSRQLGPATGWW; this is encoded by the coding sequence ATGTTGACCCTCACCCCGACCCGTCCCGCGGCAGCGACCCAGGTGGGTCCTGCCTCGCCCGCGGCGATAGGGACGCGGAAATCCGGGTTCTACCGGCACGACCTCGACGGCCTGCGGGGTGTTGCGATCGCCCTGGTGGCAGTCTTCCACGTCTGGTTCGGCCGGGTGTCGGGTGGGGTCGACGTGTTTCTGGTGCTGTCCGGCTTCTTCTTCGGTGGTTCGCTGCTGCGCACCGTGCTGAACCCGGAATCGTCGCTGTCACCGTGGCCGGAGATCGTCCGGTTGGTGCGCCGGCTGCTGCCGGCTCTCGTCGTGGTGCTTGCCGCGGCCGCGGTGCTTACCGTCATGATACAGCCGGAAACTCGCTGGGAGACGTTTGCTGACCAGAGCCTCGCCAGCCTCGGCTACTTCCAGAACTGGGAGTTGTCAGCGACGGCGTCAAACTACCTCCGGGCCGGTGAAGCAGTCAGTCCGCTGCAGCACATCTGGTCGATGTCCGTTCAGGGGCAGTTCTACATCGCGTTCCTCGTGCTCGTCTTCCTGTTTGCCCACGTGCTGCGCCGCCCGCTGGGCAAACGGCTGCGTCCTACTTTCGTGATTTTGCTGACCGCGCTGACGGTGGCCTCGTTCGTCTTTGCCGTGTTCGCTCATCAGGCCGACCAGACCACCGCCTACTACAACAGCTTCGCCCGGGCATGGGAATTGCTGCTCGGAGTTCTGGTCGGCGCGCTGGTGCCCTCCATCGCCTGGCCGATGCGGCTTCGCACGGTGCTGGCCTCGGTTGGGCTGGCCGCTGTCGCGTCCTGCGGTGCGCTCATCGACGGCGTCAGGCAGTTCCCCGGTCCGTGGGCGCTGGTACCCGTCGGCGCGACGGTTCTGATGATCCTGGCCGCCGCCAACCGCCAGGCGCAGCCGGACACCCGGGACCGGTTGCCGTGGCCCAGCCGGCTGCTGGCCGCGGCACCGCTGGTGACGCTCGGATCGATGGCCTACTCGTTGTATCTGTGGCATTGGCCACTGCTGATCTTCTGGCTGGCCTACACCGGCGAGGGTCATGCCGGCCTGTTCGACGGTGCCGCCATCCTGGCGGTCTCCGGTGTACTCGCCTACCTGACCATGCGCTTCGTCGAGGAGCCACTGCGCTACCGCCGCGGGGCGCCCTCGGCGCGCCCGCAGCCGGTTGCGGTGCCGTGGCGCACCCGTTGGCGGCGCCCGACGATCGCGCTGGGCACCACCGTGGGCCTGCTCGGGGTGGCGCTGACGGTGACCTCCTTCACCTGGCGGGAGCACGTCATCCTGCAGCGCGCCAGCGGCAAGGAACTCGCCGCACTGTCCCCCACCGACTATCCCGGCGCCCGGGCACTCACCGAGCACGTCCGGGTTCGGCGCCTGCCCATGCGCCCCACTGTCCTGGAAGCCCCGAACGACCTGCCCGAGTCGACCAACGACGGATGCATCAGTGATTTCGACCACACCGGAATCATCAACTGTACCTACGGCGACGCTGCGGCCACCCGCACCATCGCGCTGGCCGGTGGATCACACGCCGAGCACTGGATCACCGCGCTGGACCAACTGGGCAAGCGGCACCACTTCAAGGTCGTGACGTACCTGAAGATGGGCTGTCCGCTGACCACCCAGCGGGTGCCGCTGGTGATGGGCGACAACCGGCCCTACCCGCAGTGCCACACCTGGAACGACCGGGTGATGGCCAAGCTGATCGGCGACCACCCCGATTTCGTGTTCACCACCTCCACCCGGCCGTGGAACATCAAGCCGGGCGACGTCATGCCCGCGACCTACATCGGTGTCTGGCAGACGTTGTCGGACAACAAGATTCCCATTCTGGCGATGCGGGACACCCCGTGGCTGGTGCGCAACGGCCAGCCGTTCTTCCCGTCGGACTGCCTGGCCAAGGGCGGTGACGCGGTCTCGTGCGGAATCAAACGTTCTGATATGCTCTCCGGCCGCAACCAGACGCTGGACTTCCTCGGCCAGTTCCCGCTCATGCGGGTCCTGGACCTCAGCGACACGGTGTGCCGGCCGGACTGGTGCCGCGCGGTGGAGGGAAATGTGCTGGTTTACCGCGATTCACACCACATCTCGGCGACATACATGCGCACCCTCATCCCGGAACTGAGCCGACAGCTGGGTCCGGCCACGGGTTGGTGGTGA
- the glgX gene encoding glycogen debranching protein GlgX codes for MSSSKPTSGQGGAATPKPTVTTVWPGAAYPLGATYDGAGTNFSVFSEVAEKVELCLIAKDGAETRIELDEVDGFAWHAYLPTVTPGQRYGFRVYGPWDPAAGHRCDPSKLLLDPYGKSFHGDFEFTQALFSYDLEAEDLASGGTPPMVDSLGHTMTSVVINPFFHWGSDHPPRTPYHETIIYEAHVKGMTQTHPDIPEELRGTYAGLGHPAIIDYLKALNVTAIELMPVHQFLHDHRLLDLGLRNYWGYNTFGFFAPHYQYAATQHAGAAVAEFKTMVRSFHEAGIEVILDVVYNHTAEGNHLGPTINFRGIDNTAYYRLLDDDKRFYKDFTGTGNSLNARYPHTLQLIMDSLRYWALEMHVDGFRFDLASTLAREFYDVDRLSAFFDLVQQDPVVSQVKLIAEPWDIGEGGYQVGNFPGLWTEWNGKYRDTVRDYWRGEPATLGEFASRLTGSSDLYEATGRRPSASINFVTCHDGFTLADLVSYNEKHNEANGEDNRDGESHNRSWNCGAEGPTDDPEIVALRHRQMRNIMATLMLSQGTPMIAHGDEIGRTQLGNNNVYCQDSEISWMDWGLRETNAGLLDFARKVTALRKKHPVFRRRRFFEGEPIRSGDQIRDIAWLTPAGTEMTHDDWGSGFKCVAVFLNGEAITAPNARGERVVDDSFLLCFNAHSKPVEFVTPDGDHAKEWTAVLDTWDPNGNSDLLIKAGETISVSPRSVLVLQKTA; via the coding sequence ATGTCGTCGAGCAAACCCACTAGCGGCCAGGGAGGTGCAGCCACTCCCAAGCCCACGGTGACCACCGTCTGGCCCGGCGCCGCCTATCCGCTCGGTGCCACCTACGACGGCGCCGGCACGAACTTCTCGGTGTTCTCCGAGGTGGCCGAGAAGGTCGAGCTGTGCCTGATCGCCAAGGACGGCGCCGAGACCCGGATCGAACTCGACGAGGTCGACGGGTTCGCCTGGCACGCCTATCTGCCGACCGTCACCCCCGGCCAGCGCTACGGCTTCCGGGTGTACGGGCCGTGGGATCCCGCCGCCGGGCACCGCTGCGATCCGAGCAAGCTGCTGCTCGACCCGTACGGCAAGTCCTTCCACGGCGACTTCGAGTTCACCCAGGCGCTATTCTCCTACGACCTCGAAGCCGAGGATCTCGCCTCCGGCGGCACCCCGCCGATGGTGGACTCCCTCGGCCACACCATGACCAGCGTCGTGATCAACCCGTTCTTCCACTGGGGATCCGACCACCCGCCACGCACCCCATACCACGAGACGATCATCTACGAGGCGCACGTCAAGGGCATGACCCAGACCCATCCCGACATCCCCGAGGAGCTGCGGGGAACCTACGCGGGTCTTGGTCACCCCGCGATCATCGACTACCTCAAGGCGCTCAACGTCACCGCGATCGAGCTGATGCCGGTCCACCAGTTCCTGCATGATCACCGCCTGCTGGACCTGGGCCTGCGAAACTACTGGGGCTACAACACTTTCGGCTTCTTCGCTCCCCACTACCAGTACGCGGCCACCCAGCACGCCGGCGCGGCGGTGGCCGAGTTCAAGACGATGGTGCGCTCCTTCCACGAGGCCGGCATCGAGGTGATCCTCGACGTCGTCTACAACCACACCGCCGAGGGCAACCATCTGGGCCCCACGATCAACTTCCGCGGTATCGACAACACGGCGTACTATCGGTTGCTCGACGACGACAAGCGGTTCTACAAGGACTTCACCGGCACCGGCAACAGCCTCAACGCCCGCTATCCGCACACCCTGCAGCTCATCATGGACTCGCTGCGCTACTGGGCGCTCGAGATGCATGTCGACGGGTTCCGGTTCGATCTGGCCTCGACGCTGGCTCGTGAGTTCTACGACGTCGACCGGCTGTCGGCGTTCTTCGACCTGGTGCAGCAGGACCCGGTGGTCAGCCAGGTCAAGCTGATCGCCGAGCCGTGGGACATCGGCGAGGGCGGCTACCAAGTCGGCAACTTCCCCGGCCTGTGGACCGAGTGGAACGGCAAGTACCGCGACACGGTGCGCGATTACTGGCGCGGAGAGCCCGCCACCCTCGGTGAGTTCGCCTCCCGGCTGACCGGCTCCTCGGACCTCTACGAGGCCACCGGCCGCCGACCCTCGGCCAGCATCAATTTCGTCACCTGCCACGACGGCTTCACGCTGGCCGACCTGGTGTCCTACAACGAGAAGCACAACGAGGCCAACGGCGAGGACAACCGCGACGGCGAAAGCCACAACCGGTCCTGGAACTGCGGCGCCGAGGGGCCGACCGACGACCCCGAGATCGTGGCGCTACGGCACCGGCAGATGCGCAACATCATGGCCACCCTGATGCTGTCGCAGGGCACGCCCATGATCGCCCACGGCGACGAGATCGGCCGAACGCAGTTGGGCAACAATAATGTCTACTGCCAGGACTCCGAGATCTCCTGGATGGACTGGGGCCTGCGGGAGACCAATGCCGGCCTGCTGGACTTTGCCCGCAAGGTGACCGCACTGCGCAAGAAGCACCCGGTGTTCCGCCGCCGCCGGTTCTTCGAGGGTGAGCCGATCCGCAGCGGTGACCAGATCCGGGACATCGCCTGGCTCACCCCGGCCGGCACCGAGATGACGCACGACGACTGGGGCTCGGGCTTCAAATGCGTGGCGGTGTTCCTCAACGGCGAAGCCATCACGGCACCGAATGCCCGCGGTGAGCGTGTGGTCGACGACTCGTTTCTGCTGTGCTTCAACGCCCACAGCAAGCCGGTCGAGTTCGTCACCCCCGACGGCGATCACGCCAAGGAGTGGACCGCCGTGCTGGACACCTGGGACCCGAACGGCAACAGCGATCTACTGATCAAAGCCGGCGAGACGATCAGTGTCTCGCCCCGCTCGGTTCTGGTGCTTCAAAAGACGGCCTAG
- the treY gene encoding malto-oligosyltrehalose synthase, producing MAFPVLATYRLQLRDGFTFADAEKLVDYLDDLGVTHLYLSPILTATPGSEHGYDVVDPTTVSEELGGADGLARLSAAARARGLGLVVDIVANHVGVGSPQHNPWWWDVLRHGRESAYASYFDIDWDADPSGRIVLPVLGSDDDAEQLAVDGETLRLGNLVFPIAPGTGAGSGAQVHDRQHYKLTGWRTGVCGYRRFFAITSLAGLRQEDPAVFAATHAEVARWFSENLVDGVRIDHPDGLTDPGGYLVRLRELVGPRAWIVIEKILAVGEPLDPSLPIDGTTGYDVLREVGGVFVDPSGAEALTELASSTGFDHDQAPELLRQLKIGSMTETLASELRRVCRTIAAAAGADDPRLPDAVTALLTNVGVYRCDYQNLSQLLSAAIARTVAQRPGLAAPLEIVSTALAASDEAGARLQQLCGAMTAKSVEDCYFYRDARLVSLNEVGGEPERFGVSAAEFHRSNAIRARLWPRAMTTLSTHDTKRGEDVRARIGVLSQVPSLWTRCISRWEKSAPSPDPLTGLFLWQNIFGVWPADGEVTAELRERLHAFTQKAIREADWRTSWADPDAAFEAAVHQWLDTIIDGQVAGELTRLLTQLAPHAHNDALGQKLLALTVPGVPDVYQGTELWEDSLVDPDNRRFVDYAAHRAAFERLAHPKMRVVNAALRARRDRPDSFLAGGYLPVLARGNRAEYLISFVRGHDVAVAVSRWTMRLQESGWGDTVLPLPAGTWTDRITGSVWTDTVRADDLFAELPVALLERSHG from the coding sequence ATGGCCTTCCCGGTGCTGGCCACCTATCGCCTGCAACTGCGTGACGGGTTCACCTTCGCCGACGCCGAGAAACTCGTCGACTATCTCGACGACCTCGGCGTCACGCATCTGTACCTGTCCCCCATCCTGACCGCCACCCCCGGATCCGAGCACGGCTACGACGTCGTAGATCCGACCACGGTGTCAGAGGAACTCGGCGGTGCCGACGGCCTGGCCCGGTTGTCGGCCGCCGCCAGGGCACGAGGGCTGGGCCTGGTCGTCGACATCGTCGCGAACCATGTCGGGGTTGGCAGTCCCCAACACAACCCGTGGTGGTGGGACGTCCTGCGGCACGGCCGCGAATCGGCCTACGCGTCGTATTTCGACATCGACTGGGATGCCGACCCTAGTGGCCGAATCGTGTTGCCGGTACTGGGTTCTGACGATGATGCCGAGCAACTCGCCGTCGACGGTGAGACGTTGCGGCTCGGGAATCTGGTGTTCCCGATCGCCCCGGGCACCGGTGCGGGCTCGGGTGCGCAGGTGCACGACCGCCAGCACTACAAGCTGACGGGCTGGCGCACCGGGGTGTGCGGATACCGGCGCTTCTTCGCGATCACCTCGCTGGCGGGTCTGCGTCAGGAGGATCCGGCCGTGTTCGCGGCCACCCATGCCGAGGTGGCCCGCTGGTTCTCCGAGAATCTGGTCGACGGTGTGCGCATCGACCACCCCGACGGGCTGACCGATCCAGGAGGATACCTGGTCCGCCTGCGCGAACTCGTCGGGCCGCGGGCCTGGATCGTCATCGAGAAGATCCTGGCCGTCGGTGAGCCGCTGGACCCGTCGCTGCCCATCGACGGCACCACCGGCTACGACGTGCTGCGCGAGGTCGGCGGCGTGTTCGTCGACCCGAGCGGGGCCGAGGCTCTCACCGAGCTGGCGAGTTCGACCGGTTTCGACCACGATCAAGCACCGGAGTTGTTGCGTCAGTTGAAGATCGGGTCGATGACCGAGACGCTGGCCAGCGAGCTGCGCAGGGTGTGCCGCACCATCGCCGCGGCCGCCGGGGCCGACGACCCGCGGCTGCCGGATGCGGTGACGGCGCTGCTGACCAACGTCGGCGTGTACCGCTGCGACTATCAGAATCTCTCGCAACTGCTGTCCGCCGCGATCGCCCGCACCGTCGCCCAGCGGCCCGGACTGGCCGCCCCGCTGGAGATCGTCTCGACCGCACTGGCCGCCTCCGACGAGGCGGGGGCCCGGCTGCAGCAGCTGTGCGGCGCGATGACGGCCAAATCCGTCGAGGACTGCTACTTCTACCGCGACGCCCGGCTGGTGTCACTCAACGAGGTCGGCGGCGAACCCGAACGCTTCGGTGTCAGCGCCGCGGAGTTCCACCGCAGCAATGCGATCAGGGCGCGGCTGTGGCCGCGGGCCATGACCACGCTGTCGACACACGACACCAAGCGCGGCGAGGACGTCCGTGCCCGCATCGGGGTGCTCTCGCAGGTTCCATCGCTGTGGACCAGGTGCATCAGCCGCTGGGAGAAGTCCGCCCCCTCGCCCGACCCGCTGACCGGATTGTTCCTGTGGCAGAACATCTTCGGAGTGTGGCCGGCCGACGGCGAGGTGACCGCCGAGCTACGCGAGCGGCTGCACGCCTTCACCCAGAAGGCGATCCGCGAGGCCGACTGGCGGACCTCGTGGGCCGATCCGGACGCCGCCTTCGAAGCCGCCGTGCACCAGTGGCTGGACACCATCATCGACGGCCAGGTGGCCGGCGAACTGACCCGGCTGCTGACGCAGCTTGCGCCCCATGCCCACAACGATGCGCTGGGCCAGAAGTTGCTGGCCTTGACGGTGCCGGGCGTCCCGGACGTCTACCAGGGCACCGAGTTGTGGGAGGACAGCCTCGTCGACCCGGACAACCGCAGGTTCGTCGACTACGCCGCACATCGCGCCGCGTTCGAGCGGCTGGCCCACCCGAAGATGCGGGTGGTCAACGCGGCACTGCGGGCCCGCCGCGACCGGCCGGACAGCTTCCTCGCCGGCGGCTATCTGCCGGTGTTGGCCCGCGGTAATCGTGCCGAATACCTGATCTCCTTCGTCCGGGGCCACGACGTGGCAGTTGCGGTGTCCCGTTGGACCATGCGCCTGCAGGAATCAGGTTGGGGTGACACCGTTCTGCCGCTGCCTGCCGGCACGTGGACCGACCGGATCACGGGATCGGTGTGGACCGACACGGTCCGCGCGGATGATCTGTTCGCCGAGCTTCCCGTCGCGCTCCTGGAGAGGTCGCATGGCTGA
- the treZ gene encoding malto-oligosyltrehalose trehalohydrolase, with protein MADFAVWAPLPKSVRLDVDGTLHEMTRGEDDWWRAAVDCAPDARYGFVLDDDPTVLPDPRSPRQPDGVHDRSQLWNPNRTAWTDQQWAGRSIEGAVIYELHTGTFTEAGTFDAAIDKLDYLVDLGIDFVELMPVNGFNGTHGWGYDGVLWYAVHEPYGGPDGLVRLVDACHARGLGVLIDAVFNHFGPSGNYLPKFGPYLSSVSNPWGEGVNLAGPDADEVRTYIIECALRWMYDFHADGLRLDAVHALVDNTAIHLLEEMSAETDALSAVLGRPLSLIAESDLNDPRLITPRDRGGYGLTAQWDDDIHHAIHTAVSGERQGYYADFGTVATLATTLQNGYFHAGTYSSFRHRRHGRPLDKSLIPATRLMAYTCTHDQVGNRAVGDRPSRNLDYGQLAIKAALALGSPYTAMLFMGEEWGSSRPFQFFSSHTEPELATATAEGRKAEFADHGWDAHDVPDPQNPEAFLRSKLDWQELSEPEHARLLSFYRRLIALRRNETDLTDPWLSHLSVDYDEDRRWIVMRRGRVAIACNLGEEPVRVPATGEVLLEWGGADVHADGAELPGHSVVIVKSG; from the coding sequence ATGGCTGATTTCGCGGTGTGGGCCCCGTTGCCCAAGTCGGTACGACTCGACGTCGACGGCACGCTGCACGAGATGACCCGCGGCGAGGACGACTGGTGGCGCGCCGCGGTGGACTGCGCGCCCGACGCCCGCTACGGCTTCGTCCTCGACGACGATCCCACCGTGCTGCCCGATCCCCGATCACCCCGACAGCCCGACGGGGTCCACGATCGCTCGCAGCTGTGGAATCCCAACCGAACCGCGTGGACCGACCAGCAGTGGGCGGGCCGCTCCATCGAAGGCGCGGTGATCTACGAACTGCACACCGGCACCTTCACCGAAGCAGGCACCTTCGACGCCGCGATCGACAAGCTGGACTACCTGGTGGACCTCGGCATCGACTTCGTCGAGCTCATGCCGGTCAACGGGTTCAACGGCACGCACGGCTGGGGCTACGACGGTGTGCTGTGGTACGCGGTGCACGAACCGTACGGCGGTCCCGACGGTCTGGTGCGTCTGGTCGACGCCTGCCACGCCCGGGGGCTGGGGGTGCTCATCGATGCGGTGTTCAACCACTTCGGGCCGTCGGGAAATTACCTGCCCAAGTTCGGACCCTACCTGTCCTCGGTGAGCAATCCGTGGGGCGAAGGCGTCAACCTCGCCGGGCCGGATGCCGACGAGGTGCGCACCTACATCATCGAGTGCGCCCTGCGCTGGATGTACGACTTCCACGCCGACGGGTTGCGCCTCGACGCGGTGCACGCGCTGGTCGACAACACCGCGATCCACCTTCTCGAGGAGATGTCCGCCGAAACCGACGCGCTGTCAGCGGTCCTCGGCCGTCCGCTGTCACTGATCGCCGAGAGCGACCTCAACGACCCGCGGCTGATCACTCCGCGTGACCGCGGCGGGTACGGCCTGACCGCGCAGTGGGACGACGACATTCACCACGCGATCCACACCGCGGTGTCCGGTGAGCGGCAGGGCTACTACGCGGACTTCGGCACCGTGGCCACGCTGGCGACCACGCTGCAGAACGGTTACTTCCATGCCGGAACGTACTCATCGTTCCGGCATCGCCGGCACGGCCGGCCACTGGACAAGTCGCTGATCCCGGCGACCCGGCTGATGGCCTACACCTGCACGCACGACCAGGTGGGCAACCGCGCCGTCGGGGACCGTCCATCGCGGAACCTCGACTACGGCCAGCTTGCCATCAAGGCCGCGCTTGCGCTCGGATCCCCCTACACGGCAATGCTTTTCATGGGCGAGGAGTGGGGATCCTCTCGCCCGTTCCAGTTCTTCAGCTCGCACACCGAACCGGAACTGGCCACCGCGACCGCGGAGGGCCGCAAGGCCGAGTTCGCCGACCACGGCTGGGACGCCCACGATGTCCCAGACCCGCAAAACCCCGAGGCCTTCCTGCGCTCCAAGCTGGACTGGCAAGAGCTCAGCGAACCCGAACACGCCCGGCTGCTGTCGTTCTACCGCAGGCTGATCGCATTGCGCCGCAACGAAACCGACCTCACCGACCCCTGGCTGTCACACCTGAGCGTCGACTACGACGAGGACCGCCGCTGGATCGTCATGCGCCGCGGGCGGGTGGCGATCGCGTGCAACCTCGGCGAGGAACCGGTCCGGGTGCCGGCGACCGGCGAGGTCCTGCTGGAGTGGGGCGGTGCTGATGTCCACGCCGACGGCGCCGAGCTCCCCGGCCATTCCGTGGTGATCGTCAAGTCCGGCTGA